One genomic window of Ziziphus jujuba cultivar Dongzao chromosome 4, ASM3175591v1 includes the following:
- the LOC107416312 gene encoding DNA-directed RNA polymerases II, IV and V subunit 9A, with the protein VQKLCRWDEINSNNILYPKEDKERKILLYACRNCDHQEVADNNCVYRNEIHHSVGERTQVLHDVAGDPTLPRTKASRCALCNHGEAVFFQATARGEEGMTLFFVCCNPNCGHRWRD; encoded by the exons TAACAACATTCTGTATCCCAAGGAGGACAAGGAACGTAAGATTCTCCTCTATGCTTGCCGCAACTGCGACCACCAG GAGGTTGCTGATAACAACTGTGTGTACAGAAATGAGATACATCACTCAGTCGGAGAGCGAACTCAAGTATTGCATGATGTAGCTGGAGATCCAACTCTTCCTCGAACTAAAGCCTCTCGGTGTGCTCTGTGCAACCACGGAGAAGCTGTCTTCTTTCAG GCCACCGCTAGAGGTGAGGAGGGGATGACACTGTTCTTTGTTTGCTGCAATCCAAACTGTGGACATAGGTGGAGAGATTGA